A section of the Babylonia areolata isolate BAREFJ2019XMU chromosome 1, ASM4173473v1, whole genome shotgun sequence genome encodes:
- the LOC143290407 gene encoding uncharacterized protein LOC143290407 yields MHHSASWCHTLCLHHPLPIEQPHLENADLDVSGISDFSKFPDSPPWTFTTPEVRFDLATYRKDTTSSLAYRTYFSELCHKFPTFQGIFTDGSKSEDGVAASAFCPAFPDRPSTEHILSDSSVYTAELTALVLGLKMVLSSKQKRFMIFSDSLSALEAIACRNITHPKLLEFYETFTLATKKGYEVVLAWVPGHVGIRGNERADLLARNAVKKELSRSLVPYTDMKRKVNTYVKDLWQEKWNTQMDNKLFQIRPDLGETLPSGVKNRKEESVLCRLRTGHTFFTHSYLLKGEEAPRCVPCDEPLTVKHVLLDCWDLHDVRRRHYTAVSLKTLFRDVPPWALMDFLKEVNLFNQI; encoded by the exons atgcaccactctgcttcatGGTGCCACACCTTGTGCCTGCACCACCCCTTGCCCatagagcag ccgcacttggaaaatgccgatctggatgtcagtggcatctcagatttctctaagttccctgacagccccccgtggacctttacaacacctgaggtccgattcgatctggccacgtaccgtaaggacaccaccagttctctggcctacagaacctacttttcggaactgtgccacaaattccccacctttcaaggcatcttcactgacggttccaagtcagaggacggagtcgccgcatctgcgttctgtcccgcctttcctgaccggccctcaacggaacacatcctgtctgacagctcggtatacaccgcggaactgaccgcactggtcctggggttaaaaatggttctctcttccaaacagaagagattcatgatcttttccgactccttatcagccctggaggcgatcgcctgcaggaatatcactcatcccaaactgctggaattttatgaaacttttactctcgcaacgaagaaaggatacgaggttgtgttggcctgggttcccggacatgttggcattcgtggtaacgaaagggcggacctgctggccaggaacgctgtaaagaaagaattgtccagatccttggtaccctatacagacatgaagcggaaggtcaatacttacgttaaggatctttggcaagagaagtggaacacccagatggacaacaagctcttccagatccgtccggacctgggggagaccctcccttcgggggtgaagaacagaaaggaggaatctgtgctgtgcagactgcgtacggggcacactttttttactcattcttacttgttgaagggggaggaggcccctcgatgcgttccctgtgacgagcctctcaccgtgaaacacgtgctccttgactgttgggatctgcatgacgttagacgcagacattacacggcggtttctttgaagactttgtttcgtgatgtccctccgtgggcgctgatggacttcttaaaagaagtgaacctttttaaccagatttga